A region from the Spiroplasma taiwanense CT-1 genome encodes:
- a CDS encoding ABC transporter permease — MNKKLFLYKSIPFRVLLLFNIKNIFHELVFLILNTLLIFSSLVFGIISRFFDTQVSLLVAFNFYILFFISCLLFILILRMVQFFFHNKIEDKTTFITLSNQVSRTKLFLSTWFLMVIVCIFNFLLSFIFINFLNFSLNKFKLNELLLNITLVFLIYGSICSILLVNFIIFLIFVFSLQTTTVICTLLLSLNFLANLPTSFQTANEKDMTIYIEKNSTPIAIKLTDIQDAFSLQKYVNEGKIKYSHLSKWINDKFLEAEYYENNFTTNEQNNRIRLENVWQPLGIIKSNPDLIERKNLKLYTVPSTDSAIDTSIWKAGDTIDIDLQLDYSFVNIDELNRMANEESDLEIKLILEDLFNFANYIKKQFASDLQIEKYNLFSDFIFVNSNSKIINKSKNNVTIPIKKDYLKTIFEFYLKGNYSSGYLTLDPTTARQFVTNDLNFELLFITRILENYFIKYTSHYLNTVNYKLLLNSGDWTKYEESRKKLNLFSYFNVFNGLWTNYTFNSGFSYEDFWFLPSSESKINFAEQKNLFLGYSDFTLKRNEYDKIDQYSYNNYIKPYYYLIALLIFSLITFIFVIYKFQKIDLK, encoded by the coding sequence ATGAACAAAAAATTATTCTTATATAAATCAATTCCATTTAGAGTTTTGCTACTTTTTAATATCAAAAATATATTTCATGAATTAGTATTTTTAATATTGAATACATTATTAATTTTTAGCTCATTAGTCTTTGGAATTATTTCAAGATTTTTTGATACACAAGTTTCACTATTAGTTGCATTTAATTTTTATATATTATTTTTTATATCTTGTTTATTATTTATTTTAATTTTGAGAATGGTTCAATTCTTTTTTCATAATAAAATTGAAGATAAAACTACTTTTATTACACTTTCTAACCAAGTATCTAGAACAAAGTTATTTCTTAGTACTTGATTTTTAATGGTTATAGTTTGTATATTTAATTTCTTATTATCTTTTATATTTATAAATTTTTTAAACTTTTCATTAAATAAATTTAAATTAAATGAATTGCTATTAAATATTACTTTAGTATTTTTGATTTATGGAAGTATTTGCAGTATTTTATTAGTAAACTTTATAATATTTTTGATTTTTGTATTTTCTTTGCAAACAACAACAGTAATTTGTACTTTATTATTGTCACTAAATTTTCTTGCAAATTTGCCAACAAGTTTTCAAACTGCAAATGAAAAAGATATGACAATATATATTGAAAAAAATAGTACACCAATTGCAATTAAATTAACAGATATTCAGGATGCATTTTCATTACAAAAATATGTAAATGAAGGAAAAATTAAATATAGTCACTTATCAAAATGAATTAATGATAAGTTTCTTGAAGCTGAATATTATGAAAATAATTTTACTACAAATGAACAAAACAATAGAATTAGATTGGAAAATGTTTGACAACCATTAGGTATAATCAAGTCTAATCCAGATCTAATTGAAAGAAAAAATTTAAAACTTTATACAGTTCCTTCTACAGATTCAGCAATTGATACTTCTATTTGAAAAGCCGGAGATACTATCGATATTGATTTGCAATTAGACTATTCATTTGTAAATATTGATGAATTAAATAGAATGGCAAATGAGGAAAGTGACTTAGAAATAAAATTAATATTAGAAGATTTATTTAATTTTGCAAATTACATAAAAAAACAATTTGCATCTGATCTTCAAATTGAAAAATATAATTTATTTTCAGATTTTATTTTTGTAAATTCAAATAGTAAAATTATAAATAAGAGCAAAAACAATGTGACAATTCCAATTAAAAAAGATTATTTAAAAACAATTTTTGAATTTTATTTAAAAGGAAATTATTCTAGTGGATATTTAACATTAGATCCAACTACAGCAAGGCAATTTGTTACAAATGATTTAAATTTTGAATTACTGTTTATAACTAGAATATTGGAGAATTACTTTATAAAATATACAAGTCATTATTTAAATACAGTAAATTATAAATTACTATTAAATTCTGGAGATTGAACTAAATATGAAGAATCAAGAAAAAAATTAAATCTTTTTTCATATTTTAATGTTTTTAATGGTTTATGAACAAACTATACATTTAATTCAGGATTTTCATATGAGGATTTCTGATTTTTACCAAGTTCAGAATCAAAAATTAATTTTGCTGAACAAAAAAATTTATTTTTAGGATATTCTGACTTTACCCTTAAAAGAAATGAATATGATAAAATTGATCAATATTCATATAATAACTATATTAAGCCATACTATTATTTGATCGCTTTGTTAATTTTTTCATTAATTACTTTTATATTTGTAATATACAAATTTCAAAAAATAGATTTAAAATAA
- a CDS encoding ABC transporter ATP-binding protein, giving the protein MSTIIEVSKYNKKFKKNSVGEFSFMIKKGEITALLGVSGSGKSVLINSIVSCYKKFSGNIKINEKSIKKAGGFKQNMLVGFYTQIDFSLQSFSLIQFLLNMSMIMGLKKKDAKERINYWIDFFELTDSATKKVKNFSWGMKNRVNLILGFLKEPEILILDEPGANLDSYWRNKIKNLLIQYKSQGKTIIITSHNIDEISEIIDNYLVIENGKLLFEGTTKQLNIYTKYKIYVKEEYEVENFREFLNQRNIKSFKYDNIENSLTIAIANYKELNYIFLYLIKNNLPMKNLVKLPTNMESIHKALEDSAAKEKNNK; this is encoded by the coding sequence ATGAGTACAATTATTGAGGTAAGTAAATATAATAAAAAGTTTAAAAAAAATTCAGTTGGAGAATTTTCTTTTATGATTAAAAAGGGAGAAATTACAGCTTTGCTTGGTGTTAGTGGTAGTGGAAAGTCAGTTTTAATTAATTCAATAGTTAGTTGTTATAAAAAATTCTCAGGTAATATTAAAATTAATGAAAAATCAATTAAAAAAGCTGGGGGCTTTAAGCAAAATATGCTTGTAGGTTTTTATACTCAGATTGATTTTTCATTACAAAGTTTTTCGCTTATTCAATTTCTTTTAAATATGTCTATGATAATGGGTTTGAAGAAGAAAGATGCGAAGGAAAGAATAAATTATTGAATTGATTTTTTTGAACTAACTGATTCTGCAACAAAAAAAGTTAAAAATTTTTCATGGGGAATGAAAAATAGAGTTAATTTAATTTTAGGTTTTTTAAAAGAACCAGAAATTTTAATACTTGATGAACCTGGAGCAAACTTAGATTCATATTGAAGAAATAAAATTAAAAATTTGTTAATTCAATATAAAAGTCAGGGTAAAACAATTATTATTACATCTCACAATATTGATGAAATTAGTGAAATTATTGATAATTATTTAGTTATTGAAAATGGTAAATTACTATTTGAAGGAACTACAAAACAATTAAATATTTATACTAAATATAAAATTTATGTAAAAGAAGAATACGAAGTAGAAAATTTTAGAGAGTTTTTAAATCAAAGAAATATTAAATCATTTAAATATGATAACATTGAAAATTCGTTAACTATTGCAATTGCAAATTATAAAGAGTTAAATTATATATTCTTATATTTAATTAAAAATAATTTACCAATGAAAAATTTAGTAAAATTGCCAACAAATATGGAATCAATTCATAAAGCTTTAGAGGATAGTGCTGCAAAGGAAAAAAATAATAAATAA